The following coding sequences lie in one Methanopyrus sp. SNP6 genomic window:
- a CDS encoding zinc finger domain-containing protein encodes MAEKNEEREVGVERASSEELKETGGKTREELIKEAAEEVEMTEAGRIERADYAVCSACGGPIAPGERAVSHPCPKCGEVVITRCQKCRRLGNRYQCPNCGFIGP; translated from the coding sequence TTGGCGGAGAAGAACGAGGAGCGGGAAGTCGGTGTAGAGAGGGCTTCCTCGGAGGAGCTGAAGGAAACAGGTGGTAAGACGAGGGAGGAACTCATCAAGGAGGCCGCAGAGGAAGTCGAGATGACCGAGGCAGGTCGTATAGAACGTGCCGACTACGCCGTATGTTCCGCGTGCGGTGGACCGATCGCTCCCGGCGAACGTGCGGTTTCCCACCCGTGCCCGAAGTGCGGTGAGGTCGTGATCACCAGGTGTCAGAAGTGCAGGAGGTTGGGCAACCGGTACCAGTGTCCCAACTGCGGTTTCATAGGTCCTTAA
- a CDS encoding sulfurtransferase TusA family protein yields MVEYDEELDVRGKICPMPVLETRKKLDDMSEGEVLKVVGDYPPAKDNIRRFAEENGHEILDVEEEEDHFVIYIRKKG; encoded by the coding sequence ATGGTCGAGTACGACGAGGAGTTGGACGTCCGGGGTAAGATCTGTCCTATGCCCGTGCTCGAAACCAGGAAGAAGCTGGATGATATGAGCGAAGGGGAAGTCCTGAAGGTCGTCGGCGATTACCCTCCCGCGAAGGACAATATCAGGAGGTTCGCCGAGGAGAACGGGCACGAGATCTTAGACGTGGAAGAAGAGGAGGATCACTTCGTGATCTACATCAGGAAGAAGGGCTAG